In one window of Polaromonas naphthalenivorans CJ2 DNA:
- a CDS encoding aldehyde dehydrogenase, producing the protein MTTLHLHINSENIAAQDGRTFERRNPVTGQLVSTAAAASPQDALQAVEAASRAFAAWSATGPGERRALLNKAADELQAAAPAFIKAMMEETGASALWAGFNVMTAAGILREAAAITTQIAGEVIPSDVPGNVSMALRQAAGVVLGIAPWNAPVILGVRAIAVPLACGNTVILKGSELCPATHRMIVDAFERAGFPAGVVNFITHAPEDAGAVVEAMVAHKAVRRVNFTGSTKVGKIIALLCAQHLKPALLELGGKAPFVVLDDADLDQAADAAAFGAFLHSGQICMSTERIIVDEAVADEFVERLAARARQLQPGTGDSPIASVIDMATVHRCNALIDDALAKGATLLCGGKASNTLMAPTLLDHVTPAMKIYREESFGPVKGIVRVSGTDEAVRCANDNDYGLSSAVFSRDTARALGIAQRIESGICHINGPTVHDEPQMHFGGVKNSGIGHFGGQSGIAAFTDLRWVTLQTSPRHYPF; encoded by the coding sequence ATGACCACCCTTCATTTGCATATCAACAGCGAAAACATCGCAGCCCAGGACGGCCGCACTTTCGAGCGCCGCAACCCGGTCACCGGCCAGCTGGTGTCCACGGCCGCCGCCGCTTCGCCGCAGGATGCCCTGCAAGCCGTCGAGGCGGCCAGCCGCGCCTTTGCCGCCTGGTCGGCCACCGGCCCCGGCGAACGCCGGGCACTGCTGAACAAGGCAGCCGACGAGTTGCAGGCCGCAGCGCCTGCGTTCATCAAAGCCATGATGGAAGAAACCGGCGCCAGCGCCTTGTGGGCCGGCTTCAACGTCATGACTGCCGCCGGCATTTTGCGGGAGGCCGCAGCCATCACCACGCAAATCGCCGGTGAAGTGATTCCGTCCGATGTACCCGGCAATGTCTCCATGGCCCTGCGCCAGGCGGCCGGCGTGGTGCTGGGCATCGCCCCCTGGAATGCACCCGTCATCCTGGGCGTGCGCGCCATCGCCGTTCCGCTGGCCTGCGGCAACACGGTCATCCTGAAGGGCTCCGAACTCTGCCCGGCCACGCACAGGATGATCGTTGATGCGTTCGAGCGGGCCGGTTTTCCGGCTGGCGTGGTGAATTTCATCACCCATGCACCCGAAGACGCTGGCGCCGTGGTGGAGGCCATGGTCGCGCACAAGGCGGTGCGGCGTGTCAACTTCACCGGCTCGACCAAAGTCGGCAAGATCATCGCGCTGCTGTGCGCCCAGCACCTCAAGCCGGCCCTGCTGGAACTCGGCGGAAAGGCGCCGTTTGTGGTGCTGGACGATGCCGACCTCGACCAGGCCGCCGATGCTGCGGCGTTTGGCGCCTTTTTGCATTCAGGCCAGATCTGTATGTCCACCGAACGCATCATCGTGGACGAGGCCGTGGCCGACGAGTTTGTGGAACGGCTGGCGGCAAGGGCGCGCCAGCTCCAGCCCGGCACCGGTGATTCACCGATTGCCTCGGTCATTGACATGGCAACCGTGCACCGCTGCAACGCACTGATTGACGATGCGCTGGCCAAAGGCGCCACGCTGCTGTGCGGCGGCAAGGCCTCGAATACCCTGATGGCCCCGACCCTGCTGGACCATGTGACACCGGCCATGAAAATCTACCGCGAAGAATCCTTTGGCCCGGTCAAGGGCATCGTGCGGGTCAGCGGCACGGATGAAGCCGTTCGCTGCGCCAATGACAACGACTACGGCCTGTCGTCCGCCGTCTTCAGCCGCGACACGGCCCGCGCCCTGGGTATTGCCCAGCGCATCGAATCGGGCATTTGCCACATCAACGGGCCCACAGTGCATGACGAGCCGCAGATGCACTTTGGCGGCGTCAAAAACAGCGGCATCGGCCACTTCGGCGGCCAGTCGGGCATCGCCGCCTTCACCGACCTGCGCTGGGTCACGCTGCAGACCTCGCCGCGCCACTATCCGTTCTGA
- a CDS encoding carotenoid oxygenase family protein, with amino-acid sequence MWTTQNPFLQGPYEPLLNEYVIADLHVEGEIPRELNGALYRTGSNQHFRPLDVDHFHWFDGDGMVHAFRLKDGKASYCNRLVETDGLKVERAAGRALYNGISGHSSVPQQALPEGAPPIKSVAGINVISVGGRVMTMHEIDPFYWELDPHTLETRGKFDFGDQPGAMLTAHPHTDYRAGEMLFYSHDNEAQTLDCFATDMQGQVLSRQRIALPFKPWIHDFIFTENFYVFIFGPIRIRPFAPGLIPMGRSALSFDHEATTRVLLVNRQTGQGRWFGTDASFTLGHYLNAHEAADKIIIDASVTRTLRPGFTGHVEDFYPFPLINEPSPFSSPELHRITIDLSTGQVSDSRIGDFNAEFVRPNETIMGTPQRYGYMAGIHAPGPQTRGFNCLIKHDYQTGNSSFQHLSSSYDMIPGEPIFVPKPGAIAEDDGWLMAVWWDPVRNASEMVIHEARDLDGEPVARIKLDHHVPLGFHGNWIADV; translated from the coding sequence ATGTGGACCACCCAGAACCCTTTCCTCCAGGGGCCCTACGAGCCCTTGCTCAATGAATATGTGATTGCCGACCTGCATGTGGAAGGCGAAATCCCGCGCGAGCTGAACGGCGCGCTGTACCGCACCGGCTCCAACCAGCATTTCCGTCCGCTGGATGTGGACCACTTTCACTGGTTTGACGGTGACGGCATGGTGCATGCGTTCCGGCTCAAGGATGGCAAGGCCAGCTACTGCAACCGCCTGGTGGAAACCGATGGCCTGAAGGTCGAGCGCGCAGCCGGGCGTGCCCTCTACAACGGCATCAGCGGCCACTCGTCCGTGCCGCAGCAAGCCTTGCCCGAAGGCGCGCCCCCCATCAAGTCGGTTGCCGGCATCAATGTCATTTCCGTTGGGGGCCGGGTGATGACCATGCACGAGATCGACCCGTTCTACTGGGAGCTGGACCCGCATACCCTGGAGACGCGCGGCAAGTTCGACTTCGGCGACCAGCCCGGCGCCATGCTGACGGCGCATCCTCATACCGACTACCGTGCTGGAGAAATGCTGTTCTATTCGCACGACAACGAAGCCCAGACACTGGATTGTTTCGCCACCGACATGCAGGGACAGGTGCTGTCACGCCAGCGCATTGCGCTGCCATTCAAGCCCTGGATCCACGACTTCATCTTCACGGAGAATTTTTACGTCTTCATCTTCGGACCGATACGTATCCGCCCTTTTGCGCCAGGCCTGATTCCGATGGGGCGCAGCGCACTGAGTTTTGACCACGAAGCCACCACGCGGGTGCTGCTGGTCAACCGCCAGACCGGCCAGGGTCGCTGGTTCGGGACTGATGCGTCCTTCACCCTGGGCCACTACCTCAATGCCCACGAAGCAGCAGACAAGATCATCATTGATGCGTCGGTGACACGTACCCTCAGGCCCGGCTTTACAGGGCATGTCGAGGACTTTTATCCATTTCCGCTGATCAACGAACCCTCGCCTTTCTCCAGCCCCGAGCTGCACCGCATCACCATCGATTTGTCCACTGGCCAGGTCAGCGACAGCCGCATCGGTGATTTCAATGCGGAGTTTGTGCGGCCCAACGAAACCATCATGGGCACGCCCCAGCGTTATGGCTACATGGCGGGCATCCATGCGCCCGGCCCGCAGACGCGCGGTTTCAACTGCCTCATCAAGCACGACTACCAGACCGGCAACAGCAGCTTCCAGCATCTCTCATCAAGCTACGACATGATTCCGGGCGAACCGATCTTTGTGCCCAAACCCGGCGCCATCGCTGAAGACGACGGCTGGCTCATGGCCGTGTGGTGGGACCCGGTGCGCAACGCCAGCGAGATGGTGATCCATGAAGCCCGTGACCTGGACGGCGAGCCGGTGGCACGCATCAAACTCGACCACCATGTACCGCTGGGCTTTCACGGCAACTGGATTGCAGACGTCTGA
- a CDS encoding ABC transporter substrate-binding protein, translating to MSIRKISHGVVATGLAAFAWVQAGSAAAALEPAPINIGAISTLTAGPADFASSGLAAKAVFDSVNATGGIQRRKLVFIQEDDHGNPAAAAEAAARLINGAKVVALAGGASFLECSVNARTYQQAGLASVPGLGLDSHCFNTPMIAPVNTGPYMQLTLAMHYVADKLKKKRLCVLRLGTPANVQKTLDGVLQEWTEKTGNKPVLDERDIQPGDSPEPYFKKASQAGCEAIVFAGTEDFSVRFASVGKKMMPGNIPLVFQGAVYTSQAAETLGRDGDGIYAMSEFEPWSSRSGQLSHWRNLMIANQVSLTSSSQGGYLAAQILVKAMRSIKGEITRESVTRALQQMPPYELPMLGMPFSFGEGRAHHPNRAAIPVQLLDGRWRIAHHEWLKPFYPGVLVSAP from the coding sequence ATGAGCATTCGAAAAATTTCGCACGGCGTGGTGGCGACCGGGCTCGCCGCTTTTGCATGGGTACAGGCTGGCAGCGCGGCCGCAGCGCTGGAGCCGGCGCCGATCAACATCGGTGCGATCAGCACGCTGACGGCCGGACCGGCCGACTTTGCGTCATCCGGACTGGCCGCCAAGGCGGTGTTTGACAGCGTCAACGCAACAGGCGGCATCCAGAGGCGAAAACTGGTGTTTATCCAGGAGGACGACCACGGCAATCCCGCCGCTGCGGCAGAGGCGGCGGCACGGCTGATCAATGGCGCAAAGGTTGTGGCGCTGGCTGGCGGGGCCAGTTTTCTGGAGTGTTCGGTCAATGCCCGCACCTACCAGCAGGCCGGCCTTGCCTCTGTTCCGGGGCTGGGACTGGACAGCCATTGTTTCAACACGCCGATGATTGCACCCGTCAATACCGGGCCTTACATGCAACTCACCCTGGCGATGCACTATGTCGCCGACAAGCTCAAGAAAAAGCGTCTGTGTGTGTTGCGCCTTGGCACACCTGCCAATGTGCAGAAGACCCTGGACGGTGTCTTGCAGGAATGGACGGAAAAGACGGGCAACAAACCGGTGCTTGACGAGCGCGACATTCAGCCCGGGGACAGCCCCGAGCCTTATTTCAAAAAGGCCAGCCAGGCGGGCTGCGAGGCGATTGTGTTTGCCGGGACGGAAGATTTTTCGGTGCGTTTTGCCAGTGTGGGCAAAAAAATGATGCCGGGCAACATTCCCCTGGTGTTTCAGGGCGCGGTCTATACAAGCCAGGCCGCCGAGACATTGGGCCGCGATGGTGATGGCATCTATGCCATGTCAGAGTTCGAGCCCTGGTCCAGTCGTTCCGGCCAGTTGAGTCACTGGCGCAACCTGATGATTGCCAATCAGGTCTCCCTGACATCCTCTTCGCAGGGCGGTTATCTGGCGGCGCAGATTCTGGTGAAAGCGATGCGCAGCATCAAGGGCGAGATTACCCGCGAATCGGTCACCCGGGCCTTGCAGCAAATGCCACCCTACGAACTCCCCATGCTGGGCATGCCTTTTTCCTTTGGCGAGGGCCGGGCGCATCATCCCAACCGGGCGGCCATTCCGGTGCAGTTGCTCGACGGTCGCTGGCGCATCGCTCACCATGAATGGCTCAAGCCTTTTTATCCCGGCGTGCTTGTGTCTGCTCCGTGA
- a CDS encoding RNA-guided endonuclease InsQ/TnpB family protein: MKRLQAFKFELMPNGGQQQSMRRFAGARRFVYNKALDIQKANYAAGGKFIGYVDMANRLPEWKKEFEWLKESPSQSLQQSLKDSERAFKNFFEKRADFPRPKKKGRGESFRFPQGFEIDQGNSRIKLPKLGWIRYRNSRGILGTAKNITISQSGAKWFASIQTEREVGQPIPAATSAIGIDVGIARFATMSDGSFALPLNSFKKREQRLKKYQRRMSRKVKNSRNWHKAKRRVQNIHIHIGNARKDFLHKKTSDLSKNHAMVAVEDLQVRNMSRSAAGNAEKSGKNVAAKSGLNKSILDQGWFEFRRQLEYKLNWSGGILIAVPPQYTSQTCPCCGHVAKENRQTQAKFECVDCGYENHADVVGAMNILARGYRAAACGEEGSGLARKRKTKPASVKQEPTEVTMREAAHV, translated from the coding sequence ATGAAGCGCCTCCAGGCCTTCAAATTCGAGCTGATGCCAAACGGCGGGCAGCAGCAGAGCATGCGCCGCTTCGCCGGGGCGCGCAGGTTTGTCTATAACAAGGCGTTGGATATTCAAAAGGCCAACTATGCCGCAGGCGGCAAATTCATCGGTTACGTCGATATGGCGAACCGCCTTCCTGAGTGGAAAAAAGAGTTTGAATGGCTCAAGGAGTCGCCCTCGCAATCCTTGCAGCAATCGCTGAAAGATTCGGAGCGCGCTTTCAAAAACTTCTTTGAAAAACGCGCAGACTTTCCGCGTCCCAAAAAGAAAGGCCGTGGCGAGAGTTTCAGGTTTCCGCAGGGCTTTGAAATCGACCAAGGCAACAGCCGCATCAAGCTGCCCAAGCTGGGCTGGATTCGCTACCGCAACAGCCGGGGCATTCTTGGCACGGCCAAAAACATCACCATCAGCCAGTCGGGCGCAAAGTGGTTTGCCAGTATCCAGACTGAGCGCGAAGTCGGGCAACCCATTCCAGCAGCCACCAGCGCCATTGGAATCGACGTGGGCATAGCCCGATTCGCCACGATGAGTGACGGCAGTTTTGCCCTGCCGCTGAACAGCTTCAAGAAGCGCGAACAGAGGCTCAAAAAGTACCAGCGGCGCATGAGCCGCAAAGTCAAAAACAGCCGGAACTGGCACAAAGCCAAAAGGAGGGTGCAAAACATCCACATCCACATCGGTAACGCCCGCAAAGACTTCCTGCACAAGAAGACAAGCGACCTCAGTAAAAACCACGCGATGGTGGCTGTCGAAGACTTGCAGGTACGCAACATGAGCCGGTCAGCAGCGGGCAATGCAGAAAAATCGGGCAAAAACGTAGCCGCCAAGTCGGGGCTGAACAAGTCCATCCTTGACCAAGGCTGGTTTGAATTCCGGCGGCAGCTTGAGTACAAGCTCAACTGGAGCGGCGGGATACTCATTGCCGTGCCGCCCCAGTACACCAGCCAGACCTGCCCGTGCTGCGGGCATGTGGCAAAGGAAAACCGCCAAACGCAAGCGAAGTTTGAATGCGTCGATTGCGGCTACGAGAACCACGCCGATGTCGTCGGCGCGATGAACATATTGGCGCGGGGATACCGCGCAGCAGCCTGTGGAGAGGAAGGCTCTGGCCTTGCGCGCAAGCGCAAGACGAAACCAGCCTCTGTGAAGCAGGAACCCACCGAAGTGACTATGCGTGAGGCAGCTCATGTGTAG
- a CDS encoding ribbon-helix-helix domain-containing protein — protein sequence MKRTNIYLTEPSVAKLQELSKQTGLCVAELIRRAIDNFLNKKK from the coding sequence ATGAAGCGGACAAACATCTATCTGACAGAGCCTTCGGTTGCGAAGCTGCAAGAGCTGTCAAAACAAACGGGGCTTTGCGTTGCCGAGTTAATTCGTCGCGCTATCGACAATTTCCTGAACAAGAAAAAATGA
- a CDS encoding VOC family protein, with amino-acid sequence MELDAELQSVHLFSPEPLQLARFYSTTYDMTLEPVGDSYLCRSPGRQVAFSEGPINQLKYAHFAFHTSAAWDAFAVRAQGLAQSPLPPGFEAGSAISFRDPDGNQMVFTAPADGELPASRRVPPAILQHFALRTSHIEAMLDFYTGQLGFVLSDAVTDAEGRLRACFLRSDSLHHALALFFAPAPCFDHQSFEAPDWSSMRTWGDHMASQQVPIVWGIGRHGPGNDVFFMVRDPDGNLAEISSEIEHCEPGRPAGLWPHEERTLNLWGRAILRS; translated from the coding sequence ATGGAACTTGACGCCGAATTGCAAAGTGTTCATCTGTTCTCGCCCGAGCCGCTGCAGCTTGCCCGTTTTTACAGCACTACCTACGACATGACGCTTGAGCCGGTGGGGGACAGCTACCTGTGCCGCTCGCCGGGCCGGCAGGTCGCGTTTTCTGAAGGCCCGATCAATCAGTTGAAGTACGCACACTTTGCCTTCCACACCAGCGCGGCATGGGATGCGTTTGCAGTCCGTGCCCAGGGTCTGGCGCAGTCGCCGCTGCCGCCCGGCTTCGAGGCAGGCTCGGCCATCAGCTTTCGTGATCCGGACGGTAACCAGATGGTTTTTACAGCGCCTGCCGACGGCGAGTTGCCTGCCTCAAGGCGCGTGCCGCCAGCGATCTTGCAGCACTTTGCATTGCGCACCTCCCACATAGAGGCCATGCTGGATTTTTATACCGGACAACTCGGCTTTGTGCTGTCCGATGCCGTGACAGATGCCGAGGGCAGGCTGCGCGCCTGCTTCCTGCGCAGCGACAGCCTGCACCACGCGCTGGCCCTGTTTTTTGCGCCTGCACCGTGCTTTGACCACCAGTCGTTTGAAGCGCCTGACTGGAGCAGCATGAGAACCTGGGGCGACCATATGGCCAGCCAGCAGGTGCCCATCGTCTGGGGCATCGGCCGGCACGGACCGGGCAACGATGTGTTTTTCATGGTGCGCGACCCTGACGGCAACCTGGCCGAAATTTCTTCCGAGATCGAGCATTGCGAGCCCGGCCGCCCCGCCGGCCTGTGGCCGCACGAAGAGCGCACGCTGAACCTTTGGGGCAGGGCGATCTTGCGCAGCTGA
- a CDS encoding IclR family transcriptional regulator has protein sequence MPSTNRMLRILGLFELSRPVITPEWLMETLGVSRASIYRDLGQLAKAGMLERVADRGYVLGPMVIELDRQIRLADPLLEAADDLLGQLASETGGAVLLCRLHGSKVMCIQQVNGRNPALSVSYERGRAMPLYRGATSKIILASLPPAQLKQLWAAERPALVAAGLPDDYAQLSKLLADMRSAGYCFAQGEIDPDAAGFAVVLKDGEHLLGSLSVVMPAAMLTAALRKTTLNRLQSAAGRIEGRLLDQRMKARATKKSETTQ, from the coding sequence ATGCCATCGACCAACCGCATGCTCCGGATTCTGGGCCTGTTTGAGCTGAGCCGGCCTGTCATCACGCCCGAGTGGCTGATGGAAACGCTTGGCGTTTCACGCGCCAGCATCTACCGCGACCTGGGCCAGCTGGCCAAGGCCGGCATGCTTGAGCGGGTCGCCGACCGTGGTTATGTGCTCGGTCCGATGGTGATCGAGCTGGACCGTCAGATTCGCCTGGCCGACCCGCTGCTTGAGGCCGCCGATGATCTGCTGGGCCAGCTGGCGAGCGAAACCGGAGGCGCCGTGCTGCTGTGCCGCCTTCATGGCAGCAAGGTCATGTGCATCCAGCAGGTCAACGGCCGAAACCCGGCGCTGTCGGTGAGCTACGAGCGGGGCCGCGCCATGCCGCTGTACCGTGGCGCCACCTCCAAGATCATCCTGGCGAGCCTGCCGCCAGCGCAACTCAAGCAGCTGTGGGCGGCCGAGCGCCCGGCGCTGGTCGCCGCCGGGCTGCCCGATGACTATGCCCAGCTGAGCAAACTGCTGGCAGACATGCGCAGCGCCGGCTACTGCTTCGCTCAGGGCGAGATAGACCCGGACGCCGCAGGGTTTGCGGTGGTGCTCAAGGATGGCGAGCATCTGCTGGGCAGCCTGAGCGTCGTGATGCCCGCCGCGATGCTCACGGCCGCGCTGCGAAAAACCACACTCAACCGGCTGCAAAGCGCCGCCGGCCGCATCGAGGGCCGACTGCTGGACCAGCGCATGAAGGCACGAGCCACCAAAAAATCGGAGACAACACAGTGA
- a CDS encoding bifunctional 3-(3-hydroxy-phenyl)propionate/3-hydroxycinnamic acid hydroxylase, with protein sequence MNAPLPLSSLPLAARPSGASSGGHFPVVIIGAGPTGLTLANLLGTQGIPVLVIERSHDTVGEPRAVSIDDESLRTLQTAGLIGEVLPHVVQGYGVHYYSWRNKEFARIEPSVMDNGFPKRNAFRQQVLVGQLRDGMTRFADSAIWFGHELLRFEDEGAAKVRLELRHCHEGRDETKHITCDWLIACDGGRSPVREQLGIKLTGSTYDEKWLIVDLLDRKSAFRHTRTYCDPVRPAIRLPGPDGTLRYEFMLHEGEDPEQMLEEARVRSWIHAREPDDAQLEITRKVVYAFHARVAERWKSGRVFLAGDAAHLTPPFAGQGMNSGVRDAVNLAWKLAAVVQGRLSPALLETYEAERKPHAWSLIRMAVRIGMFMQPKSVPAAILTQGALRLCSLFPPVRDYVLQLRFKPKPRFAEGFFVADQEGAKRKPDLIAPGQLLPQPFVQLPGGQRVLLDDAAGSGFALLVLAGSADQAEISAAALKSFAACGLPCSFISVVLQRDDFLKRAASATDRAPDAVLRDCDGVLENIFRNAGASALLLRPDRYVLAYLGRSGKAGSADVQKLLSTFSAQGSHAAQTAIFS encoded by the coding sequence GTGAACGCACCTTTGCCCCTTTCTTCCTTGCCGCTTGCAGCACGGCCGTCCGGCGCTTCCTCCGGCGGTCACTTTCCGGTCGTCATCATCGGCGCCGGGCCGACCGGGCTGACCCTGGCCAACCTGCTCGGAACGCAAGGCATACCGGTGCTGGTGATCGAGCGCAGCCACGACACGGTGGGCGAGCCGCGTGCGGTGTCGATTGATGACGAAAGCCTGCGCACCCTGCAGACGGCAGGCCTGATCGGCGAAGTGCTGCCGCATGTGGTGCAGGGCTATGGCGTGCATTACTACTCCTGGCGCAACAAGGAGTTCGCGCGCATCGAACCCAGCGTGATGGACAACGGTTTTCCCAAACGCAATGCCTTTCGCCAGCAGGTGCTGGTGGGCCAGCTGCGCGACGGCATGACGCGCTTTGCGGACTCGGCCATCTGGTTCGGCCATGAACTGCTGCGCTTTGAAGACGAAGGCGCAGCCAAGGTCCGGCTTGAGTTGCGCCATTGCCACGAAGGGCGGGACGAGACAAAACACATCACCTGCGACTGGCTGATCGCCTGCGACGGCGGCCGCAGCCCGGTGCGCGAGCAGCTTGGCATCAAGCTCACGGGCAGCACCTATGACGAGAAATGGCTCATCGTCGATCTGCTGGACCGCAAGTCTGCGTTTCGCCACACCCGCACTTACTGCGACCCAGTGCGTCCCGCCATTCGCCTGCCCGGCCCTGACGGCACGCTGCGCTATGAGTTCATGCTGCACGAAGGCGAAGACCCCGAACAGATGCTGGAGGAGGCGCGCGTGCGCAGCTGGATCCATGCGCGCGAGCCGGACGATGCCCAGCTCGAAATCACCCGCAAGGTGGTGTATGCCTTTCATGCGCGCGTGGCCGAGCGCTGGAAGTCAGGCCGTGTCTTTCTGGCGGGCGACGCGGCCCACCTGACGCCGCCTTTTGCAGGGCAGGGCATGAACAGCGGCGTGCGCGATGCGGTCAACCTGGCCTGGAAACTGGCTGCGGTGGTGCAGGGGCGGCTCTCGCCCGCCTTGCTTGAGACCTATGAAGCCGAGCGCAAACCCCATGCCTGGTCGCTCATCCGCATGGCGGTGCGCATCGGCATGTTCATGCAGCCCAAGTCGGTGCCGGCCGCTATCCTGACGCAAGGGGCGCTGCGGCTGTGCAGCCTGTTTCCGCCAGTGCGGGACTATGTGCTGCAACTCAGGTTCAAACCCAAGCCGCGTTTTGCCGAAGGGTTTTTTGTGGCGGACCAGGAAGGCGCCAAGCGCAAACCCGACCTTATTGCGCCGGGCCAGCTGTTGCCGCAGCCCTTCGTGCAATTGCCCGGTGGCCAGCGGGTGCTGCTTGACGATGCAGCCGGCAGCGGCTTTGCCCTGCTGGTTCTCGCCGGCAGCGCTGACCAAGCCGAAATTTCAGCCGCCGCGCTGAAGAGCTTTGCAGCCTGCGGCCTGCCCTGCAGTTTCATCAGCGTCGTGCTCCAGCGCGATGACTTCCTCAAGCGTGCGGCGTCAGCAACAGACCGGGCGCCCGACGCCGTGCTGCGCGACTGCGACGGCGTGCTTGAAAACATTTTTAGAAACGCCGGCGCGAGCGCTTTGCTGCTGCGGCCGGATCGCTATGTGCTGGCCTACCTCGGACGGTCCGGCAAGGCCGGCAGTGCAGACGTGCAAAAGCTGCTCTCGACATTTTCAGCCCAGGGTTCCCACGCGGCGCAGACCGCGATTTTTTCATAA
- a CDS encoding Bug family tripartite tricarboxylate transporter substrate binding protein, with the protein MTRRFALTQYACFSRRDAGSLALAAVLAVGCALTASTALAQDFPTKAVRIVTPFPAGSGPEVALRLVADRLSKLWSQPVIVDNRPGASGFIAIQAIRRAAPDGHELLQMDNAQMAAQPFLFKKLPYDLLRDFEPLTPIFRNYFFVNVPAGSPYKNMADLIAAAKAKPDHVNYGSWFVGSPGHIGAAMLETATGTRMTHVPYKEMSQLYVGVASQEVDWAFGSAASAGAMQRAGKNRYLAVAAPKRVAGFAEVPTIAESGGPAGFELSAWTALLAPKGTPRATVEKIQKDVASVMADQDFKDKYAAMYYEPYALNTEGFLQQLRTDSKRYGDTIKRLNISLD; encoded by the coding sequence ATGACACGACGCTTCGCGCTGACTCAATACGCATGCTTTTCGAGGCGTGACGCCGGATCACTTGCACTGGCCGCAGTGCTTGCAGTGGGCTGCGCCCTCACGGCATCGACGGCCCTTGCGCAGGACTTTCCGACCAAGGCGGTGCGCATCGTCACACCGTTTCCAGCTGGCAGCGGGCCGGAAGTCGCGCTGCGGCTGGTCGCCGACAGGTTGTCAAAGCTCTGGAGCCAGCCGGTCATCGTGGACAACCGGCCGGGTGCCAGCGGTTTCATCGCGATTCAGGCGATCAGGCGCGCCGCGCCGGACGGCCATGAACTGCTGCAGATGGACAACGCGCAAATGGCGGCCCAGCCTTTCCTGTTCAAGAAGCTGCCGTATGACCTGCTGCGCGACTTCGAGCCGCTGACACCCATCTTTCGCAACTACTTCTTCGTCAATGTGCCGGCTGGCAGTCCCTACAAGAACATGGCCGACCTGATTGCCGCCGCCAAGGCAAAACCCGACCATGTGAACTATGGCTCCTGGTTTGTGGGCAGCCCCGGCCACATCGGCGCGGCCATGCTGGAGACGGCCACCGGAACCAGGATGACGCACGTGCCGTACAAGGAAATGTCGCAGCTGTACGTAGGCGTGGCCAGCCAGGAAGTGGACTGGGCCTTTGGCAGCGCGGCCAGCGCGGGCGCCATGCAGCGCGCCGGCAAAAACCGCTACCTGGCCGTCGCCGCGCCCAAGCGCGTCGCCGGCTTTGCGGAGGTGCCGACGATTGCCGAATCGGGCGGACCTGCCGGGTTTGAACTGAGCGCCTGGACGGCCTTGCTGGCGCCCAAGGGGACGCCCAGGGCGACGGTGGAAAAGATTCAGAAAGACGTGGCCTCGGTGATGGCCGATCAGGATTTCAAGGACAAATACGCGGCCATGTATTACGAGCCCTATGCCCTGAACACCGAAGGCTTTTTGCAGCAGCTGCGCACTGACTCGAAGCGCTACGGCGACACCATCAAGCGGCTGAATATCTCGCTGGACTGA